In one window of Reinekea forsetii DNA:
- a CDS encoding tetratricopeptide repeat protein — MSLIHKALRQAERASSQGPKNEYNPLSTPQESSPATISPLVIIGGLLIWAAIAVVAWPVTKSEVLTSEPETLIPEALTSDALTPESRLEIESEQSSSNNPATDEVPAGAATESRQDALNQTIVTAAALPGVAHSTLTPTSGDAPPRVASASARKKTLRSDRATSAAVQNATPTLPPAAQSSLTQVIPSTVQTRAKSPVSSAAPSARSGTARAASGEGLIDPGLRAELIDSISVEPPTDKVIVRSKNLWQQQVQQAVAEGAIEQAEAILKQWLGAAPSDPVPRIWLARIYINSGFYRAAEPLLTTLTGSDANALLGLIYERTDRPQLAAKLFEALYQVNPENGRWLLFWAINSENSAQLAKSRSLYQTYLTLFELEDPALTQFSQQRLTALGGY; from the coding sequence TCAAGCCAAGGTCCAAAGAATGAGTACAACCCGCTCTCGACGCCCCAGGAATCCTCTCCAGCTACGATCTCACCGCTGGTTATTATTGGCGGACTACTGATCTGGGCAGCCATCGCGGTGGTCGCGTGGCCGGTCACCAAATCAGAGGTGCTTACTTCTGAGCCAGAAACCTTGATACCTGAGGCCTTAACCTCGGATGCATTGACGCCCGAGTCGCGGCTCGAGATCGAATCCGAACAGAGCTCCAGCAACAATCCGGCAACTGACGAGGTACCGGCAGGCGCCGCCACTGAATCGCGTCAAGATGCACTGAACCAGACCATCGTGACAGCTGCAGCCTTGCCTGGGGTAGCGCACAGCACCCTAACCCCGACCTCGGGGGATGCCCCGCCTAGGGTGGCCAGCGCGAGCGCGCGCAAAAAAACGCTCAGGTCCGACCGCGCAACCTCCGCTGCGGTGCAGAATGCCACCCCCACACTTCCTCCCGCAGCCCAATCGAGCCTAACCCAGGTCATACCAAGCACGGTTCAGACCCGGGCTAAAAGTCCTGTGTCCAGCGCCGCGCCATCCGCACGCTCGGGCACTGCCCGCGCCGCGAGTGGGGAGGGTTTGATCGACCCTGGCTTGCGCGCAGAGCTGATCGACTCGATATCGGTCGAGCCGCCGACTGATAAGGTTATTGTGCGCAGCAAGAACCTGTGGCAACAGCAGGTCCAGCAGGCCGTGGCCGAGGGGGCTATCGAACAGGCCGAAGCCATTTTAAAACAGTGGCTCGGCGCCGCCCCGAGTGATCCAGTACCGCGCATCTGGTTGGCACGCATCTACATCAATAGTGGTTTCTATCGGGCTGCCGAGCCGTTGTTAACGACCCTCACGGGCTCGGACGCCAACGCACTGCTCGGTCTAATCTATGAACGCACCGACCGCCCCCAATTGGCCGCAAAGCTATTCGAAGCGCTCTATCAGGTAAATCCCGAGAACGGTCGCTGGCTACTGTTTTGGGCGATTAACAGTGAAAACAGCGCACAACTGGCGAAATCCAGATCTCTGTACCAAACTTATCTAACACTTTTTGAATTAGAGGATCCGGCCTTGACGCAGTTTAGCCAGCAACGTTTGACCGCCCTCGGTGGGTATTAA
- a CDS encoding GspE/PulE family protein, producing the protein MTTQAASSATKGARIRLGDLLVEAGAITSGQLGLALQEQKITGKKIGRVLLDMGLIQELQLLSILSEHLKIPFIELRQFQLDSKLMLALDESVARRFRCLILAEHQDGLQLAMADPLDLMAMDAVEKALNKTIYPAIVRESELLATLDIVYRNTSAIESLAGELDSELSHSDFDLAGLADDSDLQDAPVVRLLQSVLEDAVTIKASDIHIEPDENVFRIRMRVDGVLQEQVIKEKRVASALVMRLKIMSNLDIAERRLPQDGRFNVRVRNRSVDIRISTMPVQFGESVVMRLLDQSSGILSLEALGMPEDIRKRFEIMIERPHGLILVTGPTGSGKTTTLYSALSTLNTPSRKIITAEDPIEYRLSRINQVQVNTKINLTFAHILRTALRQDPDIVLIGEMRDQETVAIGVRAAMTGHLVMSTLHTNDAVSSAIRLADMGVQAYMVATALRGILAQRLLRRICLECRVPHQPDSRQQLWLRNMLGGKFANGQFHRGEGCYHCNNTGYTGRIAVYEWLELDDALLMALRDQNHNAFIDAARNNPNFKTMEELALEYAQAGITHLDEVFRISIDLDDFEGDRPNMAVAHMGAELDG; encoded by the coding sequence ATGACGACGCAAGCAGCCTCATCGGCCACCAAAGGGGCAAGAATTCGACTCGGCGACCTACTCGTCGAGGCCGGTGCGATCACTTCCGGGCAACTGGGTTTGGCTCTGCAGGAGCAAAAAATCACTGGCAAGAAAATCGGCCGGGTGCTGCTCGATATGGGCCTAATTCAAGAACTGCAACTGCTCTCGATCCTGTCTGAACATCTCAAGATTCCCTTTATTGAATTGCGCCAATTTCAGCTCGACAGCAAGCTGATGCTGGCACTCGATGAGTCCGTTGCGCGCCGCTTTCGCTGCTTAATTTTAGCCGAGCACCAGGACGGCCTGCAGCTGGCCATGGCCGACCCGCTCGACCTGATGGCCATGGACGCGGTGGAAAAGGCCCTTAACAAAACCATTTACCCGGCAATCGTACGCGAATCGGAACTCTTGGCGACGCTCGACATTGTCTATCGCAACACCAGCGCAATCGAATCATTGGCCGGTGAACTCGACAGTGAGCTGTCCCACTCCGACTTCGACCTAGCCGGTCTGGCCGATGACAGCGACCTGCAGGATGCCCCGGTGGTGCGCTTGCTGCAGTCGGTGCTGGAAGATGCGGTGACCATTAAAGCATCGGATATTCACATCGAACCGGACGAGAACGTATTTCGAATCCGCATGCGCGTCGATGGCGTTCTGCAAGAGCAGGTGATTAAGGAAAAACGCGTCGCGTCGGCCCTGGTGATGCGTTTGAAAATCATGTCCAATCTGGATATCGCCGAACGTCGCCTGCCGCAAGATGGCCGCTTCAATGTCCGAGTGCGCAATCGTTCGGTCGATATCCGCATCTCGACCATGCCGGTACAGTTTGGCGAGTCGGTGGTGATGCGGTTACTCGATCAGTCGTCCGGCATTTTGAGCTTAGAGGCGCTCGGTATGCCAGAGGATATTCGCAAACGCTTTGAAATCATGATTGAACGACCCCACGGCTTGATACTGGTTACCGGCCCGACCGGCAGTGGCAAGACCACCACCCTCTACTCGGCCCTGTCGACGCTGAATACGCCCAGTCGGAAGATCATCACCGCAGAGGATCCGATCGAGTATCGCTTGAGTCGTATCAATCAGGTACAGGTCAACACCAAGATCAATCTGACCTTTGCCCATATCTTGCGCACGGCCCTGCGCCAAGATCCCGATATCGTCTTGATCGGTGAAATGCGTGACCAGGAAACCGTCGCCATTGGCGTTCGAGCGGCGATGACCGGTCACCTGGTGATGAGTACCCTACACACCAACGATGCGGTCTCCAGTGCCATACGCCTGGCCGATATGGGCGTGCAAGCCTATATGGTGGCCACCGCACTGCGCGGAATTTTGGCCCAGCGACTGTTGCGCCGAATCTGCTTGGAGTGCCGAGTACCGCACCAACCCGATTCGCGCCAACAGCTATGGTTACGCAATATGCTCGGCGGCAAATTTGCCAATGGCCAGTTCCATCGCGGCGAGGGTTGCTACCACTGCAATAATACCGGCTATACCGGCCGGATCGCCGTCTATGAATGGTTAGAGTTAGATGACGCGCTGTTGATGGCTCTGCGCGATCAAAATCACAATGCCTTTATCGATGCAGCGCGGAACAATCCCAACTTTAAGACGATGGAAGAGTTGGCCCTGGAATACGCGCAGGCGGGCATCACCCATCTGGATGAGGTGTTCCGCATTTCGATCGATCTCGATGACTTCGAGGGCGATCGACCCAATATGGCTGTGGCCCATATGGGGGCCGAGCTCGATGGCTGA
- a CDS encoding type II secretion system F family protein has product MADFYYQGRDGQGAQVEGILSAESRSAVLAQLKRQSLIATRVEPASGQLKGTGLSLSTLWASLSRLFQPTTVSIDELIMFSRQMYALARSGIPLIRAISGLADATRSPVLARVLRDITRSLTQGTTMSNAFRGHPEVFGELFVSMIRMGETTGRLDSAFKQLIDHLELEKDTRKKIVAATRYPMIVTVFILIALFIINIFVVPQFASIFSKLGADLPAPTLLLIASSNFMIAYWWAILGVLAGSIIALVRWKKTPSGLLTWDRWVLKVPILGGIFERVALGRFARPFAMMLEAGVPLLQALAVTARTVGNEHIGKGIDGMQNGIERGESLLATASSSGMFNPLILQMIAVGEETGNVSDLLVDIADFYDQEVEYDLKRMAESIEPLLLMFMGAMVLILALGVFLPMWELGSAVN; this is encoded by the coding sequence ATGGCTGACTTCTATTATCAAGGCCGCGACGGCCAGGGCGCCCAGGTAGAGGGCATCCTAAGCGCTGAGTCGCGCAGCGCGGTGTTGGCGCAACTGAAGCGTCAAAGCCTGATCGCCACCCGAGTCGAACCGGCTAGTGGCCAACTCAAGGGCACCGGTCTGTCGCTGAGCACGCTTTGGGCGAGCCTATCAAGGCTCTTTCAACCCACTACCGTCTCGATCGACGAACTGATCATGTTCAGTCGGCAAATGTATGCCTTGGCACGCTCGGGCATTCCGTTGATCCGGGCGATCAGCGGCTTGGCCGATGCTACCCGTTCGCCGGTGCTGGCCCGGGTGCTGCGCGATATCACCCGCAGCCTAACCCAGGGCACCACCATGTCAAACGCCTTTCGCGGCCATCCGGAGGTGTTCGGGGAGCTCTTTGTGTCGATGATTCGCATGGGTGAAACCACCGGTCGACTCGACTCCGCCTTTAAGCAGTTGATCGATCATCTGGAACTGGAAAAGGACACCCGTAAAAAGATCGTCGCCGCGACCCGATACCCGATGATCGTTACCGTCTTTATCCTGATTGCACTATTTATTATTAATATTTTTGTGGTGCCACAGTTTGCCAGTATTTTCAGCAAGCTCGGTGCCGACCTGCCCGCGCCGACGCTGCTGCTCATCGCCAGTTCAAACTTTATGATCGCTTACTGGTGGGCCATCTTGGGCGTGCTCGCCGGCAGTATTATTGCCCTGGTGCGTTGGAAAAAAACCCCATCTGGGCTCCTCACCTGGGACCGATGGGTGTTAAAGGTACCGATTCTTGGCGGCATCTTCGAACGGGTCGCTCTGGGCCGCTTCGCCCGACCCTTCGCGATGATGCTCGAGGCCGGCGTACCCTTGCTGCAGGCCCTAGCAGTGACCGCCCGCACCGTTGGCAATGAGCATATAGGCAAGGGCATTGACGGCATGCAGAATGGCATCGAGCGGGGCGAGTCGCTCTTGGCGACGGCATCGAGCAGCGGGATGTTCAATCCGCTGATTCTGCAAATGATTGCCGTCGGCGAGGAGACCGGTAATGTCTCCGATCTGTTGGTCGACATCGCCGACTTCTATGACCAAGAAGTAGAATACGATTTAAAACGCATGGCCGAATCGATCGAACCCTTGTTATTGATGTTTATGGGCGCTATGGTCCTGATTTTGGCACTGGGCGTCTTTTTGCCGATGTGGGAACTGGGTTCAGCGGTCAACTAG
- a CDS encoding patatin-like phospholipase family protein → MAAKTVSLVLGSGGARGMAHIGVIRCLEDQGYQIENIAGASIGALVGGFYAAGQLDRLQSWVTALERKDVLGLLDLSFTGGGFFKGVKLMDALSSLVKDQVIEDLTIKLTVVAVDLDRQKEVWFTDGSLFEAIRGSIAIPSVFKPHNYRDMWLVDGGVLNPVPVSAAMQQVTDLTIAVNLNAKRTPFNMVSQSREPHIALDQVSQRGVQRAIGRFIDRWKSEDAVEPESRRANEYSTLELLNRSIETMQNTIAQMKLAANIPDILVEVPYDCGGLFDYHLADKNIERGYDLCLDALKRYEAQGGEPTPDIITPPLTIEEGL, encoded by the coding sequence ATGGCAGCAAAAACCGTGTCTTTGGTTCTCGGCAGCGGCGGCGCCCGTGGCATGGCCCACATCGGCGTGATTCGATGTTTGGAAGATCAGGGCTATCAGATCGAAAACATTGCCGGCGCCAGCATCGGTGCGCTGGTCGGTGGCTTCTATGCGGCGGGGCAGCTGGATCGGCTGCAAAGCTGGGTTACCGCCTTGGAGCGCAAGGATGTGTTAGGCCTGCTCGATCTCAGCTTTACCGGTGGAGGCTTCTTTAAAGGCGTTAAGCTGATGGATGCGCTCAGCTCGCTGGTCAAAGATCAGGTCATCGAGGACCTGACCATCAAATTAACCGTTGTCGCGGTGGATTTGGATCGCCAGAAGGAAGTCTGGTTTACCGACGGCAGCCTATTCGAGGCCATTCGAGGCTCTATTGCGATCCCCTCGGTCTTTAAACCGCACAACTATCGCGATATGTGGCTGGTCGACGGTGGCGTGCTCAATCCGGTTCCGGTGTCGGCAGCCATGCAGCAGGTCACGGATCTGACCATCGCAGTCAATCTGAATGCCAAACGAACACCCTTCAATATGGTTAGCCAGTCGCGCGAGCCGCATATCGCGCTCGATCAGGTATCGCAGCGCGGCGTGCAACGGGCCATCGGCCGGTTTATCGATCGTTGGAAAAGCGAGGATGCTGTGGAACCAGAGAGTCGACGTGCGAACGAATACAGCACGTTGGAACTGCTCAACCGCAGTATCGAAACAATGCAAAACACCATCGCCCAGATGAAGTTGGCGGCCAATATTCCCGATATTTTGGTCGAAGTGCCCTACGATTGCGGCGGCCTATTCGATTACCATCTTGCGGACAAAAATATCGAACGCGGCTACGATCTATGCCTGGACGCCCTAAAACGCTATGAGGCCCAAGGTGGCGAGCCGACGCCGGATATCATCACACCGCCCTTGACCATCGAAGAAGGCCTTTAA
- a CDS encoding ABC transporter permease has product MKRMLAVFRARNTEFFRDRSTFTWNLLFPFLLLLGFYYIFGQAQPMYKVGVLSEQDGYISRPVFMATKHIQFIPYGDLERGLAPLARHQIDLLIDIDRAQYWVNEESRKGYMAEQILAVRDPDFNRTVIRGSAIRYVDWVLPGIIGMNIMFSALFGVGYAIVRYRKNGVLKRLNATPLTALEFIGGQLMSRIVMVVIVGLVLLLGARFLLSTLMLGSLALLVLTMFMGALALVSLGLLVAARLRSEEFTGGLLNMTTWPMMGLSEVWFSLEGAPHLVHQISQLMPLTHLVQALRAIMVDGAGFVAISDHLAVLALMSAIFLAIGSMTFSWAADGR; this is encoded by the coding sequence ATGAAACGTATGCTGGCTGTTTTTCGGGCCCGAAACACCGAGTTCTTTCGCGATCGCAGTACCTTTACCTGGAATCTGTTATTTCCATTTCTGCTCTTGCTCGGCTTCTACTATATTTTTGGCCAAGCACAACCCATGTATAAGGTTGGGGTCCTGTCGGAACAGGATGGCTACATCAGTCGCCCAGTCTTTATGGCCACCAAACACATTCAATTTATTCCCTATGGCGACCTCGAGCGCGGCTTGGCCCCCTTAGCCCGCCATCAGATCGATCTGCTGATCGATATTGATCGAGCGCAATACTGGGTCAATGAGGAGAGTCGAAAGGGCTATATGGCTGAACAGATCTTGGCGGTCAGGGATCCGGATTTTAACCGCACGGTGATTCGGGGCAGCGCCATTCGTTATGTCGATTGGGTCTTGCCCGGCATTATCGGCATGAATATTATGTTTAGTGCCCTCTTTGGTGTCGGTTACGCCATCGTTCGCTATCGTAAAAATGGGGTGCTCAAGCGGTTGAATGCGACGCCGTTGACCGCCTTGGAATTTATCGGCGGTCAGCTGATGTCGCGCATTGTGATGGTGGTGATTGTCGGTCTGGTACTCTTGCTGGGCGCGCGTTTTTTGCTCTCGACCTTGATGCTCGGCAGCCTGGCCTTGCTAGTATTGACCATGTTTATGGGGGCTTTGGCGTTGGTCAGTCTAGGGTTGCTGGTTGCCGCCCGCCTGCGCAGTGAGGAATTTACCGGCGGGTTATTGAATATGACCACTTGGCCGATGATGGGCTTATCCGAGGTCTGGTTTTCACTGGAGGGCGCTCCGCACCTGGTGCATCAGATTTCCCAGCTGATGCCTCTGACCCATCTGGTCCAAGCACTGCGGGCGATCATGGTCGATGGCGCCGGCTTTGTCGCCATCAGCGATCATCTGGCGGTTCTAGCGCTGATGTCGGCGATCTTTCTGGCCATCGGTTCGATGACCTTTAGCTGGGCTGCCGACGGCCGCTAG
- a CDS encoding ABC transporter ATP-binding protein, with protein MADVIEVRSLTKTYGSLLAVDGISFAIAEGSCFGLLGPNGAGKTTTIEMLEGIVKPTSGLISLFGQPASKALYSRVGIQFQHTALQDHLTVAETLQLFASFYEQPAAIAELVELCALGEFIRQDARKLSGGQRQRMLLALALINNPDLVFLDEPTTGLDPQARRNFWDLIGAIKAQGKTIVLTTHYMDEAQMLCDTIAILDQGQIVARGSPSSLLAEHFQGVLVQLPKANLVGKAVDLAFVERNQHIELLTEQLDKTLQQLLAQGIPLDGMQIKSANLDDLFLKLTGHALRG; from the coding sequence ATGGCCGATGTGATTGAGGTGCGGTCCTTAACAAAAACCTATGGCTCTCTGCTGGCCGTCGACGGTATCAGCTTTGCCATCGCCGAAGGCAGTTGCTTTGGTCTGCTCGGTCCCAATGGCGCCGGTAAAACCACGACCATCGAGATGCTTGAGGGTATCGTTAAGCCCACATCGGGTCTGATTAGCCTCTTTGGCCAGCCGGCCAGCAAGGCGCTCTATAGTCGTGTGGGTATTCAATTCCAGCATACGGCCTTGCAGGATCATCTCACCGTGGCCGAAACCCTGCAGCTCTTTGCATCCTTTTATGAACAGCCGGCCGCCATCGCAGAACTGGTCGAGCTGTGTGCTCTGGGTGAGTTTATCCGCCAGGACGCGCGCAAATTGTCGGGCGGCCAGCGGCAGCGGATGTTGCTCGCGTTAGCGTTGATCAACAATCCCGATCTGGTGTTTCTCGATGAACCGACTACCGGTCTGGACCCTCAGGCACGGCGTAATTTTTGGGACCTGATCGGTGCCATCAAGGCGCAGGGGAAAACCATCGTCCTGACGACTCACTATATGGATGAGGCGCAGATGTTATGCGATACCATTGCCATTCTCGATCAGGGTCAGATAGTCGCGCGCGGCTCCCCCAGCAGTCTGTTGGCCGAGCATTTTCAGGGCGTGCTGGTGCAATTGCCCAAGGCCAATCTGGTCGGCAAGGCGGTTGATCTGGCCTTTGTGGAACGCAATCAGCACATCGAGTTACTCACGGAACAGCTCGATAAGACGCTACAACAGTTGCTTGCTCAGGGTATCCCTTTAGATGGTATGCAGATCAAGAGTGCTAACCTGGATGATCTGTTTCTCAAACTAACCGGCCATGCGCTACGGGGGTAG
- a CDS encoding DnaT-like ssDNA-binding domain-containing protein → MLLVSPLLAQTLGLEEALLVQLLFDLQQLQGSAEVPLSRQQQQTLVPFWTASQFSLVLKRLRALGLVQVRGEGPWTIVCDTALFDNAAKLQVMAPAEPTIQASRPALRSEPVPVYALSEPINETRQRNQFDEELAYLKNDPPATPAGRARKSRLGQDWEPSDSFPKLLAFHDIPMEFALSELAKFRQYYTATDRTEISWDVRFLNWVQRSWHDSLNSKGRHDRQQATNGESAEPARDKRTQVRDALRNIRDTDW, encoded by the coding sequence ATGTTGCTGGTGTCACCTCTTTTGGCCCAAACTCTCGGCCTGGAAGAGGCTCTTTTGGTGCAGCTGCTGTTTGATCTGCAACAACTGCAGGGCAGCGCCGAAGTCCCGTTAAGTCGGCAACAACAGCAAACATTGGTGCCGTTCTGGACCGCCAGTCAATTCAGCCTCGTGCTTAAGCGCCTCAGGGCGCTCGGGCTGGTCCAGGTCAGGGGTGAGGGGCCTTGGACCATTGTCTGCGATACCGCCCTATTCGATAACGCAGCTAAGCTCCAGGTCATGGCGCCGGCGGAGCCCACGATCCAGGCGAGCCGGCCGGCGTTGCGCAGCGAGCCAGTGCCGGTCTACGCCCTAAGCGAACCTATAAATGAGACACGCCAGCGCAATCAATTCGACGAAGAGCTGGCCTATCTAAAAAACGATCCACCGGCAACGCCAGCCGGCCGAGCTCGCAAGAGCCGGCTCGGCCAAGATTGGGAGCCGAGTGACAGCTTTCCAAAACTGCTCGCCTTCCACGATATTCCAATGGAATTTGCCCTTTCCGAATTGGCGAAATTCCGGCAGTATTACACAGCCACAGACCGAACCGAAATCAGTTGGGATGTTCGCTTCCTGAACTGGGTTCAGCGATCCTGGCACGACTCACTCAATTCCAAGGGTAGACATGACCGACAACAAGCGACAAATGGTGAGTCTGCAGAGCCTGCTCGAGACAAGCGCACCCAGGTCCGAGATGCCCTCCGAAATATCCGGGATACTGACTGGTAA
- a CDS encoding replication protein P, with amino-acid sequence MTDNKRQMVSLQSLLETSAPRSEMPSEISGILTGKRPSIDHDTKVLINMIFARFHHIYTHRFESAYRDETTLNQAKREWAMTLLGTSANLIEFALERCKREHAWPPTIAEFLKLLQPSPETLGLPALEDAYLEGCRFSHDPSNHGWSHLIVQLAAQQVGYFRLRSETERTTRPIFARQYQKLIERLVRGESLELKEVVSLPPPDFDAEDRLLVRLDELAVPAEKAQLIAYYLTKPAGSQVRQRYRARALSQLSELNLALELPE; translated from the coding sequence ATGACCGACAACAAGCGACAAATGGTGAGTCTGCAGAGCCTGCTCGAGACAAGCGCACCCAGGTCCGAGATGCCCTCCGAAATATCCGGGATACTGACTGGTAAGCGGCCAAGCATTGATCACGACACCAAGGTGTTAATCAATATGATTTTTGCCCGCTTCCACCATATTTACACCCATCGCTTCGAAAGTGCCTACCGGGACGAAACTACGCTAAATCAGGCCAAACGCGAATGGGCCATGACGCTACTGGGTACCTCGGCGAATCTGATTGAGTTTGCCCTGGAACGCTGCAAACGTGAGCATGCTTGGCCACCGACCATCGCCGAATTTTTGAAACTACTGCAACCCTCACCCGAGACACTAGGCTTACCAGCCCTAGAAGACGCCTATTTGGAAGGGTGCCGTTTCAGTCATGATCCATCGAATCATGGTTGGAGTCATCTTATTGTGCAACTGGCCGCGCAGCAGGTCGGCTACTTTAGGCTGCGCTCAGAAACAGAACGCACCACGCGACCAATCTTTGCCCGTCAGTATCAGAAGTTGATTGAACGCTTGGTTCGAGGTGAGAGTCTGGAGCTAAAGGAGGTGGTCAGTTTACCGCCGCCAGATTTCGATGCCGAGGATCGCTTATTGGTGCGGCTGGATGAATTGGCGGTGCCGGCTGAAAAAGCCCAATTGATCGCTTACTACCTAACCAAACCCGCCGGCAGCCAGGTTCGGCAGCGCTATCGAGCGAGAGCTCTAAGCCAGTTAAGCGAACTGAACCTGGCACTCGAATTACCAGAGTAG
- a CDS encoding SH3 domain-containing protein — protein sequence MTNDNPLDESTMAFWLTHPDPTQASVHLALQWLAHVYPASEKQIDRILNSALPYADSALSARWAQFLEQQDVEGHIDALTWIADTLSEQQIPFLIDTCWRLLLVDHEFPTQVPLALRIIGRIVDFEDSQQMVIGAAVFNEYAEDDLERPRAPLVPIDPRYLDRVEWRLYGHSATHRRTSYPVVNQADKNRGGLYGFIGGTVFGALLVGGLVFGPLQLGRLQVPTMSHDGLLADAQPASSAPAPVEMVSPKLVTTPEPVYSAILPADMASPAAVATESAPADIPTAPIGLTNIASAPIEQEPTAPTEMRAERVGDVVAPGEAVLEPVTMVVVESPAPAPPPAPPVIEAIPLAVTEQLGVVTIDPLAERARSAVTPSAQWLGSRVLMEVTATILNVRREPLVDSPVLIKLATNARVWAYPGQVGGQWMAVKVEGETGYASARFLAEVDLP from the coding sequence ATGACAAACGATAACCCACTCGATGAATCGACAATGGCTTTTTGGCTAACCCATCCGGACCCGACCCAAGCGTCGGTTCACCTGGCATTACAGTGGTTAGCTCATGTTTATCCTGCGAGTGAGAAACAAATCGATCGAATCCTTAATTCAGCGCTGCCCTATGCGGACAGCGCCCTGTCTGCGCGCTGGGCGCAGTTTCTTGAACAGCAAGACGTGGAAGGTCACATAGATGCCCTGACATGGATCGCGGACACTCTGTCCGAACAACAGATCCCCTTTTTGATCGATACGTGCTGGCGTTTGCTCTTGGTCGACCATGAATTCCCCACTCAGGTGCCATTGGCCTTGCGGATTATCGGCCGGATAGTCGACTTTGAGGACAGCCAGCAAATGGTTATTGGCGCTGCTGTATTTAACGAATATGCAGAGGACGATCTAGAGCGCCCCCGGGCACCCTTGGTGCCCATTGATCCGCGTTATCTTGACCGGGTCGAGTGGCGACTCTATGGCCACAGTGCGACGCACCGGCGTACATCCTATCCGGTTGTGAACCAGGCTGACAAAAATCGTGGCGGCCTCTATGGCTTTATTGGCGGCACCGTCTTTGGTGCCCTACTGGTCGGTGGTCTGGTTTTTGGGCCGCTGCAGCTGGGTCGTTTACAGGTCCCTACCATGTCGCATGATGGGTTGTTGGCCGACGCTCAGCCGGCGTCAAGTGCCCCAGCTCCGGTTGAGATGGTGAGTCCAAAGCTAGTCACCACCCCAGAACCGGTCTACAGTGCTATTTTGCCTGCCGATATGGCGAGCCCAGCGGCAGTCGCTACCGAGTCCGCCCCTGCCGACATACCGACGGCACCGATTGGTTTGACTAATATTGCATCGGCGCCCATTGAGCAGGAGCCCACGGCACCGACAGAAATGCGTGCCGAACGGGTGGGCGATGTTGTGGCGCCTGGCGAAGCGGTGCTTGAGCCGGTGACCATGGTGGTCGTTGAATCGCCAGCGCCAGCGCCACCGCCAGCGCCACCGGTTATCGAGGCAATACCCTTGGCCGTGACGGAACAGCTTGGCGTTGTTACCATCGACCCTTTGGCAGAACGCGCACGCTCAGCAGTCACACCATCGGCCCAGTGGCTCGGCAGTCGAGTCTTGATGGAAGTCACCGCGACGATCCTGAACGTTCGCCGTGAGCCATTGGTCGACAGCCCGGTGCTGATCAAGTTAGCAACCAACGCACGGGTTTGGGCCTATCCGGGTCAAGTGGGTGGGCAATGGATGGCGGTCAAGGTTGAGGGCGAAACCGGTTATGCCAGCGCCCGATTCTTAGCGGAAGTGGACTTGCCATAA